A segment of the Nostoc sp. TCL26-01 genome:
AACTGAGCGTAATGGTTCATCCAAATAATCTAAAGCATCTCGCAAATAGCTACCAGAAAAGGAAGCAAAAATCCCCCCATACATGGGAAAATAGGCACGTTGGGCAAAAGTGCGGAGAATTTGCAGCATGATTTGTGAGCAGCCATTGCTATAAACAGCTTGACTCTGAAAACCGCTAGCTAATTGACTCCAAATTACCGCAAAAGTCAAAAAAGTAGAAATGGATAATTTTGATCCTGCTTGAATATTGTATGGTTGTTGGTCAAACCAGTTAACTAAACCTCGTTGCAGATATTGCAAAATCAAGGCTATTTCTACCAAATCACTCAAGGTAATCTGGGGATGGTTTTGGGTAAAAGATATGGGAGATTGCTCAAGCGCTAGGCTACGAAATAAAGCTTGGGGTAACTCACTATTAACTTTTTTTGCCCAAGTGGCCCAAGGGCCAGTTTCCCCCGGTACACCACCAAATCCTAACGCCTGATTTTGTTCATACATCCAGCTAATCAAGTCGTCTTGTACTCTTTGCCAAGATGCTAAACCACGGGTAATGCCTTGGGAGATTTGCGAGATATCAGGATTAAACTGGGCAAATTGTTGTAGAGACTTGGCTAATTGCTGGAGTTGTGACAGATTCAGGGGGTTTTTGAGATTAGGGTCAATAATGCGTAAGAATATAGCTAGACGATCGCTCTCAGTAGCTGTGGTAATTTCTTGCACTGCACTAGCGATCGCTTCTATGGCTTGATTTTGCTGTGAATATCTTTGCCATTGACTTTGGATCGTCTTGATAGCGCGTAAACTCCGGCTAGCCTTGGCTTTTTTCAGTTCATCTGTTTCTCGATCTACCTGAGATTGGCTAGTATTTAAGCGATCGCTCAACACTAACTCAAACACCTCCCCCGTACCAACTGTGATCCCTTTTTGCAGCATTTGGTACACCATCTCCACTGAGCTAATTTTGCCCTGGAGAGTGAGTTGGACAATTTCGTCAATGAGAGCGAGATAGCGATCGCCTAATGGTAAAGAATCTGACACTTTAGCTATGGGAGAACATCACATCACTTTCCATTCTAGTAGTTTGTCAGTTTTTCACATGACTAGTATGTAATTTTTTCCTAAACTTCAGTACCAATGACTAATGACTATCCCCTATTCCCCATAACTACCACCAGTTACCTTACCCCGAAACACAATGTACTGATAAAGATTGTAAAACAACATGACGGGAATCAGGAAACCAATAAAAATAATCATGATCACCAGCGAACTAGGATCAGCAGCTGCCTCATAAATTGTAATTTGCGGTGGGATGATGTAAGGAAAAACAATTAATCCCAAGCCAAAAAACGATACTACAAACAAAAGAATTGTCCAAACAAAAGGCGCACGTTCTTCTTTGCGGTTAAGACTCTGTAATAATTGCCAAATCAACAGTACACCCAAGATAGGAATCACAGCAAAGATATAAACTAAGGGTTGCTGAAACAATTTTGTTCTGGCACTTTCGTAAATTATTGGTGTAGTAATCGTGATCAAAACTGCACCGATTAAAGTTGTCCAAGCGGCAAGTTTCGCCGTTTTATAGTGAGTTTCCTGCAACTCACCTGTAGTTTTCCACACCAGATAAGTTGAACCAATCAACACATAACCTTGAATTAAAGTTAACGCCACTAACACAGACGGTAAACTAAACCAGTCCCAAGTACTACCAATAAAGTGTCCCGTCTCATCAACTTTAATACCCTTGAGTACCGCACCCAAAGCAAATCCCTGCCCCAATGCAGCCGTAAAACTCCCTGCACCGAAGGCGAAATTCCAAAATAATTTTCGTCTTGATAATTCCCGAAACTCAAAAGCTACACCCCGAAAAATAAACCCAAATATCATCACCCAAATAGGAATATACAAGGCATTTAAAATCGTGGCATAAGCCAGAGGAAATGCACCAAATAAACCCCCTCCCATGAGAACTAACCAAGTTTCATTTGCATCCCAAATGTTACTTAAACTAGTCATCAAAATTCCCCGCCGTTCGTCATCAGAGGAGGTAAGCGATAAAATCCCCACCCCTAAATCAAATCCATCTAACATGACATACAGGAAGAGAAATAAGGCTAAAATCACAAACCAAACTTGTGGGAGAAAATACTGAAGCGTCTCCATATCATTTCCTTATTAGTCAATAGTCAATAGTCAATAGTCAATGGTCATTAGTCATTAGTCATTGGTTAATAGTAATTAATTTACTCTCCCCTTGTCCCCTTGTCCCCTTGTCCCTCCCTCCCGACTCAGCACGCGGCTCATCGCCCCGCTTCCGCTAACAGCACTCCCTCACTCACTGTTGTGCTTCCACTGGACGTTCATCGGGGACAAACTCACCAGGGGTTGTATCTACTGCAGGCTTGGTAATTTCTACGCCGGGGATTGGTAATTCTAGATTTGGGCCTGTGCGGATGATGCGGCTACCAAAGTACATCGCAGCAACAAATAACACTGTGTAAACTATGGCAAAGCTGCTGAGTGAGACGACAACATTACTGGCGGGAAGCTGGGAAGCTGCATCAACAGTGCGGATTTGTCCGTAAAGTGTCCAAGGTTGTCTACCAACACAACGTACAATCCAGCCTGATTCTACAGCAATGTATCCTAAAGGAGCTGCCAGTACCCAAGCTCGCATCAACCAACGTTGCTGGCTAATATTTGCCGATGAAAGTTTACCACGCAACCATTGCAGAGTACTCAACAGCATTAACCCAGCAAAGAAAAAGCCGATCGCAATCATTACCCGAAAAGCGTAGTAAATTAAACCTACCATGTGGGGGCGATCGCTTGGTTTCCACTCCTTCAAACCCCGTAATGGTTGAGAAAGATTCTGTTTAAATTCCAGAATGTATCCCAAAGCATTAGGGATAGTGATTTCCCAATCATTTTTCTCGGCTTTTTCGTTGGGTATGGCGACTAAACTCCAGTCAGCAGGCTTGCCTGCGGGTGAACTTTCCCACTGGGCTTCCATTGCTGCCAGTTTTGTGGGTTGATAGTGATAGACTTGTTCACCGCTTAAATGTCCGATGTATATTTGTAAGGGAGCGACTGCGATCGCAGCTGCTAAAGCAATCTTCAAAGACTTAGCAAAAAACGCTTCATGACGTTTTTGGAGAATATACCAAGCACTAATCCCACCAATCACAAACAACGAAGTCTCTAGTGTGGCAAAAAACATATGCAGCACACTATTGACCATAAAGGGATTTAAAACTGCTTGAAAATAATCATGGACAATAAATTTACCATTCACCAATTCCCCACCTGCGGGAGTCTGCATCCAAGAATTAGCAGTTAAAATCCACAAAGTAGAAAGGTTTGCACCAATAGCCACCAAAATAGTTGAGAGATAGTGAATAGCAGGATTCACCCGTTCCCAACCAAACAACATAATCCCTAAAAAAGCAGCTTCCAGCATAAATGCCCAAGAAGCCTCAAACCCAATAACACTACCAAAAAAATTTCCCACCGCTTCTGAGAAAGGGGCCCAATTCGTCCCAAATTGAAATTCCATTGGGATACCCGTTGCGACACCAATGCCAAAATTCAGCACGTAGAATTTAGCCCAAAAGCGAGCATGAAGATAATAATCTGGATTTTTAGTTTTCAGCCAGATTCCCTCAACAATGACTAAATATATACCCATCCCCGTAGTCAAGACAGGCCACAGCATATGAAATATCGCCGTCAAGGCAAACTGCATCCGTGATAGCACAACGGAATCAGATAAAAATTCCACTGAATATTCCCCATTAGCTAACCACCTTATTTAGGATAAACGTTTTAGCCTCAGAGCAAATCTTGTGACATACTTGCACCGCCCTCTAGAGGGATGGGGAAGGGAATGACGTGATTAGGTTAAACTGCCGTCAAC
Coding sequences within it:
- the cydB gene encoding cytochrome d ubiquinol oxidase subunit II, yielding METLQYFLPQVWFVILALFLFLYVMLDGFDLGVGILSLTSSDDERRGILMTSLSNIWDANETWLVLMGGGLFGAFPLAYATILNALYIPIWVMIFGFIFRGVAFEFRELSRRKLFWNFAFGAGSFTAALGQGFALGAVLKGIKVDETGHFIGSTWDWFSLPSVLVALTLIQGYVLIGSTYLVWKTTGELQETHYKTAKLAAWTTLIGAVLITITTPIIYESARTKLFQQPLVYIFAVIPILGVLLIWQLLQSLNRKEERAPFVWTILLFVVSFFGLGLIVFPYIIPPQITIYEAAADPSSLVIMIIFIGFLIPVMLFYNLYQYIVFRGKVTGGSYGE
- a CDS encoding cytochrome ubiquinol oxidase subunit I, which codes for MEFLSDSVVLSRMQFALTAIFHMLWPVLTTGMGIYLVIVEGIWLKTKNPDYYLHARFWAKFYVLNFGIGVATGIPMEFQFGTNWAPFSEAVGNFFGSVIGFEASWAFMLEAAFLGIMLFGWERVNPAIHYLSTILVAIGANLSTLWILTANSWMQTPAGGELVNGKFIVHDYFQAVLNPFMVNSVLHMFFATLETSLFVIGGISAWYILQKRHEAFFAKSLKIALAAAIAVAPLQIYIGHLSGEQVYHYQPTKLAAMEAQWESSPAGKPADWSLVAIPNEKAEKNDWEITIPNALGYILEFKQNLSQPLRGLKEWKPSDRPHMVGLIYYAFRVMIAIGFFFAGLMLLSTLQWLRGKLSSANISQQRWLMRAWVLAAPLGYIAVESGWIVRCVGRQPWTLYGQIRTVDAASQLPASNVVVSLSSFAIVYTVLFVAAMYFGSRIIRTGPNLELPIPGVEITKPAVDTTPGEFVPDERPVEAQQ
- a CDS encoding tetratricopeptide repeat protein, coding for MSDSLPLGDRYLALIDEIVQLTLQGKISSVEMVYQMLQKGITVGTGEVFELVLSDRLNTSQSQVDRETDELKKAKASRSLRAIKTIQSQWQRYSQQNQAIEAIASAVQEITTATESDRLAIFLRIIDPNLKNPLNLSQLQQLAKSLQQFAQFNPDISQISQGITRGLASWQRVQDDLISWMYEQNQALGFGGVPGETGPWATWAKKVNSELPQALFRSLALEQSPISFTQNHPQITLSDLVEIALILQYLQRGLVNWFDQQPYNIQAGSKLSISTFLTFAVIWSQLASGFQSQAVYSNGCSQIMLQILRTFAQRAYFPMYGGIFASFSGSYLRDALDYLDEPLRSVEGTQEKARILTLLGYSQRALGQYQRSIQFHEQALEIARNAGDRFCEIANLNHLSRTYVQAENYAEAINYSQRALILSRQAGDKTGETNALVNLGYSEVMQAQQLEQIEPETYEMPINYLEQGLKLAEKSGDIQSKALCVSSLGIAYLVVSQPQEAIKYLEEGFKTAQISGDLYLQGRNLAYLAQAYSQLQNVEKAIYTGCLGMYLLEQISSQEWRQPAKLLTILQGQIGVENFLNFLQQYRTKIISIIGVDGYDYIPNLLQLYQQDI